A stretch of the Photobacterium sp. CCB-ST2H9 genome encodes the following:
- a CDS encoding rod-binding protein — translation MKIDGQANAMLYHDNSAVNSLKYQADKKQALHEVAGQFEAMFLQMVLRQMRSSSDVLAAEDSPFSSKEQGVFRDFYDGQMAMEMAKRQSAGIADMLVKQLGPKEAMDTKLNRDQIAANNASLMPTGKFNANQSQVAINQEQLKAGKSPSAISSMAFQQPLISKIDAKKMERGS, via the coding sequence ATGAAAATTGATGGTCAGGCAAATGCCATGCTTTATCACGATAACAGTGCAGTGAACAGCCTGAAGTATCAGGCTGACAAAAAGCAGGCTTTGCATGAAGTTGCCGGACAGTTTGAAGCGATGTTCCTGCAGATGGTTCTTCGCCAGATGCGGAGCAGCAGCGATGTACTGGCTGCGGAAGACAGCCCTTTCTCCAGTAAGGAGCAGGGCGTATTCCGTGACTTTTATGACGGCCAGATGGCGATGGAAATGGCGAAACGTCAGAGTGCCGGAATTGCAGACATGCTGGTCAAACAGCTTGGACCCAAAGAGGCAATGGATACAAAACTGAACCGGGATCAAATTGCAGCCAATAACGCTTCTTTGATGCCAACGGGCAAGTTTAACGCCAACCAAAGCCAGGTCGCCATAAATCAAGAGCAGTTGAAGGCTGGCAAATCCCCTTCTGCGATCAGCAGCATGGCATTTCAGCAGCCGCTAATTTCTAAGATTGATGCGAAGAAAATGGAGCGCGGATCTTAA
- the flgK gene encoding flagellar hook-associated protein FlgK, with translation MSIINIALSGLNANRAGLDVTAQNVANVNTPGYSRQQAMYAAVGPGSPMANSAGRGVEVTGIRRVSDEFVVKQTWATQSQASYNSRYLSNMSQLESIMGADSFNISMGLDNLYAALNDASVKPESAPLRQQIISEADALTRRFNTLSESYYSQHKDLSDQRTAAVELSNSLLVNIADVNKRIVEMSATSGNPSHLLDERDALIGQLSEMMSIKTNMQPDGSMQVTLASGQPLVIGDQASQLKAVPDATDPYLADMEIDFIGQRFPINGDIGGELGAISDYQVDTLLPFRESLDDMAVAIADAFNNTLATGQDLNGNAGQPLFAYDPTSPSSSLKITTLQPDELALSSDGTPGNSDVLTSLIGLSNQTFAVTGYGNTSISDAFTSMVGDTAIKARQVSSDAKAADSLNSQAIAVKENLSSVNSDEEAANLMVFANAYQANMKVISTANNLFDTVLAMF, from the coding sequence ATGAGTATTATCAATATTGCGTTATCCGGTTTGAATGCAAACCGTGCTGGACTTGACGTTACCGCGCAGAACGTTGCCAATGTAAACACACCGGGATACAGCCGTCAGCAGGCTATGTATGCTGCGGTCGGCCCGGGTTCGCCAATGGCGAACTCGGCTGGCCGTGGGGTGGAAGTCACCGGTATTCGCCGCGTGTCTGACGAATTTGTTGTGAAACAAACCTGGGCAACTCAGAGTCAGGCATCATATAACTCTCGCTATCTCAGCAATATGTCACAGCTGGAAAGCATTATGGGTGCCGACAGCTTCAATATCTCAATGGGTTTAGACAACCTGTATGCAGCGCTGAATGATGCTTCGGTCAAGCCAGAGTCTGCACCTTTGCGTCAGCAGATTATCAGTGAAGCGGATGCGCTGACACGCCGTTTTAACACGCTGTCTGAGTCCTATTATTCACAGCATAAAGACCTGAGCGATCAGCGTACTGCGGCCGTTGAACTGAGCAACAGCCTGCTGGTGAATATCGCAGATGTGAACAAACGTATCGTCGAGATGAGTGCGACCAGTGGTAACCCGTCGCACTTGCTGGATGAGCGCGATGCGCTGATTGGTCAGTTGTCTGAAATGATGTCGATTAAAACCAATATGCAGCCGGATGGCAGCATGCAGGTGACGCTGGCATCCGGTCAGCCGCTGGTGATTGGTGATCAGGCTTCGCAACTGAAAGCCGTTCCAGACGCAACAGACCCGTATCTGGCGGATATGGAAATTGACTTTATCGGTCAGCGTTTCCCGATTAACGGTGATATTGGCGGTGAACTGGGTGCGATCAGCGACTATCAGGTGGATACACTGCTGCCATTCCGCGAATCACTGGATGACATGGCGGTTGCGATTGCAGATGCATTCAACAATACGCTGGCCACGGGTCAGGACCTGAACGGTAACGCGGGTCAGCCACTGTTTGCCTACGATCCGACCAGCCCGTCTTCGAGCCTGAAAATTACAACGCTGCAGCCAGATGAGTTGGCACTGTCTTCCGATGGTACACCGGGTAACAGTGATGTACTGACCTCGCTGATCGGCCTGAGTAACCAGACTTTTGCGGTGACAGGTTACGGCAATACTTCTATCAGCGATGCCTTTACTTCAATGGTTGGCGATACCGCGATTAAAGCCCGTCAGGTGTCTTCAGACGCCAAGGCAGCAGATAGCCTGAATTCACAGGCTATTGCCGTGAAAGAAAACCTGAGTTCAGTGAACAGTGATGAAGAAGCTGCAAACCTGATGGTCTTCGCAAACGCCTATCAGGCGAATATGAAGGTGATCAGTACTGCGAACAATCTGTTCGATACCGTGCTCGCAATGTTTTAA
- the flgL gene encoding flagellar hook-associated protein FlgL encodes MRISDTQFSQMMLASLNKNNVGLGEVMQQMSTGDRLTKLSDDPIDSIKMLNLNREGSALIQYQDNIANVKTTLSSQEAYLSTSSESLRSLRDLVLWGANGTMTTADRQGIISEMESLKDGMIATFNAQDEEGIYLFSGTLTSTQALTDTGAGYTLNGNTDKRLVTVAKGVTMESNVTAQELLNLGGGATVFQKIDDLIAEFQAPTANFRTEVDATLAAIDDTYGNVLGAMTDMGGRHNNLDLMSDGHADNKLFVDKVEGDLKNLDYAEASVRLSNYLSALQATQASFTKINDLSLFDRL; translated from the coding sequence ATGCGTATCAGTGATACTCAATTCAGCCAGATGATGCTCGCCAGCCTGAACAAAAATAACGTTGGTCTGGGCGAAGTGATGCAGCAAATGTCGACCGGCGACCGTCTGACCAAACTGTCGGATGACCCGATCGATTCCATCAAAATGCTGAACCTGAACCGCGAAGGCAGTGCCCTGATTCAGTATCAGGACAACATCGCCAACGTGAAGACCACGCTGTCAAGCCAGGAAGCGTATTTAAGCACCTCCAGTGAAAGTTTGAGGAGTTTACGTGATCTTGTGCTATGGGGTGCAAACGGCACCATGACAACCGCAGATCGCCAAGGCATTATCTCTGAGATGGAAAGCCTGAAAGATGGCATGATTGCCACCTTTAATGCACAGGATGAAGAAGGGATTTACCTGTTCTCAGGTACCCTGACCAGTACCCAGGCGCTGACCGATACCGGTGCGGGTTATACGCTGAACGGCAACACTGACAAACGTCTGGTGACTGTTGCGAAAGGCGTGACTATGGAATCAAACGTGACCGCTCAGGAGCTGCTGAATTTAGGCGGTGGTGCGACGGTTTTCCAGAAGATTGATGATCTGATCGCTGAGTTCCAGGCACCGACTGCAAACTTCCGCACGGAAGTGGATGCGACTCTGGCTGCGATCGATGACACCTATGGCAATGTGCTGGGCGCAATGACCGACATGGGTGGTCGTCATAACAACCTGGATCTGATGTCCGATGGCCATGCGGATAACAAGTTGTTCGTCGACAAGGTTGAAGGTGATCTGAAAAATCTGGATTACGCGGAAGCCTCTGTGCGACTGAGCAATTATTTGTCTGCGCTGCAGGCGACTCAGGCCAGCTTTACCAAAATTAACGATCTGTCATTATTCGATCGCTTATAA